AGGGAAACGTGGAATTGCATATCTGCCGCGAGGTGGAGAAAGACGGGAAGCCGGAGCCCCAATTGTTTATGGCCTATTTGCTGGAGAATTGCGGCATCGCCTCGGTGAATATTAATGCCTCCGACAGTGCAAACCTGTCCGAGACCGTGGCGATATCCTTCCAGAAAATCACCACCGCCACCAATTTCGACGGCGCGGACTGGTTTTGCAAAAGCTGGGACATGGTGCGCGGGGAGGAGGCGTCAACCAACTGGAAACCGGTCCGTCCCCCAAAATCCCAGATCTGATGATTTTTCCATGCAGCGCGCTGCGCCACACCAGAAAAACTCGCCCTTTCATGCGCGACACAAAGGACGAAAAACAAATAATAGATCATGGCATTCAATGCATATATCGTATTCGAGGACCCCATAATCAAAGGGGAGTCCGATCCCGCCGATTATAATGAACTCAAGGGCAAGTGCCCGGTCCAGATGGATTCCTACGAATTCGCCACGACCATGGCGGTTCCCGCCCTCCGTTCCGACAGCGGCTCCGGCACCTCCGGGCGCGGCAAGTTCGAGCCCTTCAAGTTCGCCAAGAAGGTGGACACCGCCAGTCCGATCCTCGCCTATCACGCCGCCGCCGGCACCGTGTTCAAGCTCGTGACGATCAGCCTCTATTTCGACACCCAGGACTCCGGCTCCTCCACGAGGTCGCCCGTTCGCGTGCTGGAAATAAAGATGAACCAGGTCGTCATCAGCGAGACCGCGGTCAAAGGGGCGTCCGGGGACGACCTGCCCTCCGAGGATATCACCATCAACTTCGGCAACATCGAATTCAAATACCAAAGCGTGAACCCGGAGAACGGGCAGGCTGGAAGCAAGAAGAGTCAGTTCACCTGGTCCGCGCTCAAGAACACAGGCACCAAGGCCTGATGCAGATCCTCCGTTTCACCCATAACCATTAACACACATCATCACCATGGCAGTTGACGCATATCTTTATATCACGGGCATGGAAAACTTCGGCGAAAGCCAGAGCGAATATGCCACCAAAGTCAGCCTGGGCGCGATCGAGATCACCGACTACGGATTCGGTGTCACGATGCCCATCGCGGAAAACCGTTCCGCCACGGGCGCGGCCACCACCGGACGCGCCGACCTGACGGAGTTCGAGTGCACCAAGAACCTGGACGCCACCACGGCGCATCTGTGCCACGCCTGCATGAGCGGACGGCACATCGACAAAATCACATGCCGCATCTTCCGCTCCGTCGGCGAAACCAATGTCGAGTATGTGACATTGGAGTTCACCGATGTCCTCATCACCTCCTGCACGGTCAGCGGTTCGGGGGACGAGCTGCCGAAGGAAAGCCTCAAGTTCAGCTACGGCGCGATCAAATACTCCTACGCTGTGACCAACCACGCCACTGGCGCGAAGACAGGCGAGGTGGCCCAGTTCCTCTGGGACGAAATCCTGAACAAGGGCGACAAGAAGATGGCCAATCCCCCGAAGATCAACGAGCGCCTCAAGCTCGGCGCATAACCGCCACCCACATGCCTTCCCCATCCGACCTCCTCAAGCACGCGGATATCGACGGGGCGCTGGCGGCCGCCAATCAGGCCGTCCGCGCCGCCCCCGCCGATCCGAAACAGCGCCTGTTTCTCTACCAGTTGAACTGCGTGCTCGGGCGGTGGGACAAGGCGCTCAGCCAGCTCGCGATCTTCGCGGAGCTGTCCACCGATCCCGAGTCCAAACTCACCGCGCGCATCTACCGCACCGCCATCCAGTGCGAGGTGTTTCGCGCGGAGGTGTTTGCCGGGAAACGCCAGCCCCTGCTCCTCGGCGAACCCGAGGAGTGGGTGGCTTGTCTCATGCAGGCCTGCCAGTTGCTCGCGCAAGGCCGCGCCACCGCCGCCGCCGAACTGCGCGACCGCGCCTTCGAGGCCGCGCCCGCCACGCCCGGCGCGGTTGACGGGCGTCCCTTCGCCTGGCTCGCCGACGCCGACAACCGCCTCGGCCCGGTCGTCGAGCTGTTCATGGAGGGCAAATATTATTGGGTGCCGGTCAACCGCATCCGCCGCATCGCGCTGGAGCCGCCGCAAAACCTCAGCGACCTCGTCTTCGCCCCCGCTCAATTTATGTGGACCAACGGCGGCGAGGGCGCGGGCTTTATCCCGGTGCGCTACGCCGCCCCCGCCGGCGCGGACGCGAAACCCGACCCGAAGTGCCTGCTTTCCCGCCTCACGCAATGGCGCGAACTGCCCGATGGCTTCACCGTGGGCTCGGGCCAGCGCATGCTGGCCACCGACGCGGAGGAAATCCCGCTGCTCGACTGCCGCGTGATCGACTTTCAAGGCGGCGAATAGTCAATCCGCAAAAACGCCGCCCCTATTCATTATTTTTCTCCATCTGATGAATTCATTCGGTAAGCAAAAACATAAAACCACCAAAACCAATAATAAAGACCCTAAGACAAGGACGTAACAATGGCCAATAAATCATACGAAATGGTGCAGTTCAAGGATGTGCTGCCGATCATAATCGAATCCTATTACAAGGATTTTCCCTATGCCAGAAACAAAAAGATCCCCGTGAGCATTTCCGTCTCCCTGCCGGGGAATGCCTATGATGCGTTCACGAAAGACCCCTCGTGGATGCAGCGCGCCCAGCAGAAAATCTCCGAGGGGATCAAAAAATGGCTTAGGCTCGCAAACGAGGCGGCAAAAAACGGTGCCGGCAAGTTTTCCGAGGATCAGAGAGAGGCAAAGTATTATCTCTTCCTCGGAAAAGAAATGGAAAGCATGAAAAAGACGTTTGAAAACGCGGCCCAAAAAGAATGCGTGAACATTATCAAGGAATATAAA
This genomic stretch from Termitidicoccus mucosus harbors:
- a CDS encoding type VI secretion system tube protein Hcp, translated to MAFNAYIVFEDPIIKGESDPADYNELKGKCPVQMDSYEFATTMAVPALRSDSGSGTSGRGKFEPFKFAKKVDTASPILAYHAAAGTVFKLVTISLYFDTQDSGSSTRSPVRVLEIKMNQVVISETAVKGASGDDLPSEDITINFGNIEFKYQSVNPENGQAGSKKSQFTWSALKNTGTKA
- a CDS encoding Hcp family type VI secretion system effector, with the translated sequence MAVDAYLYITGMENFGESQSEYATKVSLGAIEITDYGFGVTMPIAENRSATGAATTGRADLTEFECTKNLDATTAHLCHACMSGRHIDKITCRIFRSVGETNVEYVTLEFTDVLITSCTVSGSGDELPKESLKFSYGAIKYSYAVTNHATGAKTGEVAQFLWDEILNKGDKKMANPPKINERLKLGA
- a CDS encoding type VI secretion system accessory protein TagJ, translated to MPSPSDLLKHADIDGALAAANQAVRAAPADPKQRLFLYQLNCVLGRWDKALSQLAIFAELSTDPESKLTARIYRTAIQCEVFRAEVFAGKRQPLLLGEPEEWVACLMQACQLLAQGRATAAAELRDRAFEAAPATPGAVDGRPFAWLADADNRLGPVVELFMEGKYYWVPVNRIRRIALEPPQNLSDLVFAPAQFMWTNGGEGAGFIPVRYAAPAGADAKPDPKCLLSRLTQWRELPDGFTVGSGQRMLATDAEEIPLLDCRVIDFQGGE